The following is a genomic window from Candidatus Zixiibacteriota bacterium.
AGCATCGAGAAGATATGGCACCAGCAGAACGTTGACGATAAACCCCGGTGAGTCTTTCGCGGTCACACAGGTCTTGCCGACAGATTCGGCGAAGGCGAATGCGGCGTCGAAAGTGGCTGCCGATGTATCCAGTGTCTTGACCACCTCGCAAAGCTTCATGATCGGAACCGGGTTGAAAAAGTGCAGCCCGAGAAAACGATCCCGGCGACCGGTCACGGCCGCCATGTCGCCGATTGAGAGCGATGATGTATTCGAGGCGAAAATAGCTTCCGGCTTACAGATCTTGTCCAGCTTGGCATAGACTTCTTTTTTCACCTGCATATTCTCAACGACAGCCTCACAGATAAGATCACAATCGGCCAGATCATTCAAATGCGCCGTGCCTTTGATTTTCGCGAGAATGCCGTCTTTTTGCTCAGCGGTGGCTTTTCCCTTCTCGATAGCCTTGTCCAGCGACTTGGTGATATATCCCAATCCTCTTTTGAACACTTCGTCGGAAATTTCGCACGCGACCACTTCATAACCAGCCGCGGCGGACACCTGTCCTATCCCGGAGCCCATCTGTCCGAACCCTACAATACCGACTTTCTTTATCATCTGACTCTCCCGGTTTTATATTAACGATTACAGCTATCTTACGAAGCGAATCAGCCTAAGACCCTGGGTGTATGATGTCACCCCGGTCAGCTCAAACCCCGCCTTCAGAAAACACGACAAAGCAGCCGCGTTTTCGTTGTACATGTTGATCATAACTTTGGCGACATCCATTCTCGCCGCCCCCTGCTCGTACAAAAGTTCGACCAGGCGGGTACCGAAACCCTCCGAGCGGCGGACCGG
Proteins encoded in this region:
- a CDS encoding 3-hydroxybutyryl-CoA dehydrogenase yields the protein MIKKVGIVGFGQMGSGIGQVSAAAGYEVVACEISDEVFKRGLGYITKSLDKAIEKGKATAEQKDGILAKIKGTAHLNDLADCDLICEAVVENMQVKKEVYAKLDKICKPEAIFASNTSSLSIGDMAAVTGRRDRFLGLHFFNPVPIMKLCEVVKTLDTSAATFDAAFAFAESVGKTCVTAKDSPGFIVNVLLVPYLLDAIRQLERGLATRDDIDNGMMLGCGHPMGPLTLTDFIGLDTILYIADIMFEEFKDSHYSAPPLLRRMVNAGYLGRKVKRGFYDYNK